Proteins from a single region of Parambassis ranga chromosome 16, fParRan2.1, whole genome shotgun sequence:
- the LOC114449119 gene encoding protein BTG4 codes for MHNNFQERSGAHGRETRTNDCCFIHRTSLYYTMKREVKAGVDFLKRLAMERGKLDKAKAELFAEKLQKLLCDKYNQHWYPDCPSKGQAYRCIRINNGVLSDEAVLKACEESELTPSDLGYPAEITLWIDPLEVCARSRENGRPFTVACFDEEEEEEEEGVKGDQDDSLNLDTSDYHSATSSDCGSTVSSDTEEEAKDGETEAEQEKEEAAVKKEEAEGDSYSVVMVPRIRKRQGDGPNKVKYVRNMLPTSLQYFYHSTPVWPQYKKGTPVFLPTVCAPPAPPPQTQQVLGYYILQQPSPQFILPQASLQPWGPVTS; via the exons ATGCACAATAACTTCCAGGAGCGGAGCGGAGCGCACGGACGAGAGACGAGAACCAACGACTGCTGTTTCATACACAGGACATCTCTTTACT ACACCATGAAGCGAGAAGTTAAAGCTGGAGTCGACTTCCTCAAGCGTCTGGCTATGGAACGCGGCAAGCTCGACAAAGCCAAAGCAGAATTGTTTGCGGAGAAGCTACAGAAGCTTTTATGTGACAAATACAACCAACACTGGTACCCGGACTGTCCCAGCAAAGGCCAGGCTTATAG ATGCATCCGGATTAATAATGGAGTGCTCTCTGACGAAGCTGTCCTAAAGGCATGTGAGGAGAGTGAGCTCACACCCAGCGACCTGGGATATCCGGCTGAGATCACGCTCTGGATCGACCCCCTGGAGGTGTGTGCAAG ATCTAGGGAAAATGGCAGACCATTCACAGTAGCATGTTTTgacgaggaagaagaggaggaggaggaaggtgtgaAGGGAGACCAGGATGACTCCTTAAATCTAGACACATCAGACTACCACTCGGCTACTTCTTCAGACTGTGGCTCTACTGTATCAAgcgacacagaggaggaggccaaAGATGGTGAGACGGAggcagagcaggagaaagaagaggcgGCTGTGAAGAAAGAAGAGGCAGAAGGCGACTCCTACTCAGTAGTGATGGTGCCCAGGATTCGGAAGCGGCAAGGAGATGGACCAAACAAGGTCAAATACGTCAGAAATATg cTCCCCACCAGCCTCCAGTACTTCTACCATTCAACACCAGTTTGGCCTCAGTACAAGAAAGGTACCCCGGTGTTCCTCCCTACAGTGTGCGCCCCCCCGGCACCGCCACCTCAGACTCAGCAGGTCTTGGGCTACTACATCTTGCAACAGCCATCTCCACAGTTCATCCTGCCTCAGGCCTCCCTGCAGCCATGGGGACCCGTGACGAGCTAG